In Ignavibacteriales bacterium, a single genomic region encodes these proteins:
- the thrC gene encoding threonine synthase — MTPAPESLVAGLRCLVCGTSFQNGNLHTCSHCGIQGILDVMYDYDAAGTTLTPSGLCDRPFDHWRYRELLPVSRRSPVPHLQVGWTPVYDVPRLASAVGIRKLFLKDDGRNPTSSFKDRASSVGLVKAQEFGFDTIACASTGNAASSLAGMAAATGFRSIIFVPQRAPEPKVTQLLIFGATVVRVRGTYENAFDLCREACRKFGWYDRNSGTNPFLVEGKKTAGLEIAEQFGSVIPTWVVVSVGDGCTIGGIGKGLEEMRRLGFIDRVPKLLGVQANGARALLDAFLSGGDLQPTSTDTIADSIAVGTPRNWRRAIQQVKASHGDMIAVSDDEILEAMRLTAQLGGVFGEPAGVAGVAGLKKAIAQGIVPADVSAVVVITGNGLKDVQSAKRAAGEPLEIEPDFQVLEQHLSDRSLISTHRT; from the coding sequence ATGACACCAGCACCGGAATCGCTTGTTGCCGGCCTTCGTTGTCTTGTGTGCGGGACTTCGTTCCAGAACGGGAATCTCCATACGTGCTCGCATTGCGGCATTCAGGGTATTCTCGATGTGATGTACGACTATGACGCGGCGGGCACAACGCTGACACCGTCCGGTCTCTGCGATCGACCGTTCGATCATTGGAGATACCGTGAATTGCTGCCGGTGTCTCGGCGATCGCCGGTTCCGCATCTCCAGGTTGGCTGGACTCCGGTGTATGATGTTCCCCGCCTTGCCTCTGCCGTCGGAATCAGGAAGTTGTTTCTGAAAGATGATGGAAGAAATCCAACCAGCTCGTTCAAGGACCGTGCGAGTTCTGTCGGCCTTGTCAAAGCACAAGAATTTGGTTTCGATACCATCGCATGCGCTTCAACAGGAAACGCTGCGTCATCGCTGGCCGGCATGGCGGCAGCCACGGGATTTCGGAGCATTATCTTTGTGCCGCAGCGGGCGCCTGAACCGAAGGTAACACAGCTCCTTATTTTCGGGGCAACAGTTGTCCGCGTGCGCGGGACATACGAGAATGCCTTCGATTTGTGCCGGGAAGCGTGCCGGAAATTCGGGTGGTACGACAGGAACAGCGGCACGAATCCGTTTCTCGTGGAGGGAAAGAAGACAGCCGGATTGGAAATCGCCGAGCAATTCGGTTCAGTGATCCCGACGTGGGTTGTGGTTTCCGTTGGTGATGGTTGCACGATTGGAGGGATCGGCAAAGGGCTTGAGGAAATGCGGCGATTAGGGTTCATCGACCGCGTTCCGAAGCTTCTTGGCGTTCAAGCAAATGGAGCACGGGCCCTGCTTGATGCATTCCTCAGCGGCGGGGATCTCCAGCCGACTTCCACCGACACGATTGCAGACAGCATTGCTGTCGGCACACCGCGGAACTGGCGCCGGGCAATCCAGCAGGTCAAAGCATCGCACGGTGATATGATCGCCGTGTCTGACGACGAGATCCTCGAAGCGATGCGTCTCACTGCGCAACTCGGAGGGGTGTTTGGCGAACCTGCGGGCGTTGCAGGCGTCGCCGGATTGAAGAAAGCGATCGCTCAAGGCATCGTCCCGGCCGATGTGTCCGCGGTCGTTGTCATTACTGGCAATGGATTGAAGGATGTGCAATCGGCGAAGCGCGCCGCAGGCGAACCGCTTGAAATTGAACCCGATTTTCAGGTTCTTGAACAACATTTATCTGATCGTTCACTCATTTCGACGCACAGAACGTGA
- the xdhB gene encoding xanthine dehydrogenase molybdopterin binding subunit, with product MHQQMPHESAVLHVTGEALYIDDIPSSPSTLTGRVVYSPHAHARIVSFDLTKAKRAPGVVSVLSANDIPGHNEMGPVVKDEPCLAHEEVAFVGQAVFLIAAMTDAECRAAEHLIEINYEPLEHVLSIDEAMVANTILGPERSMQRGDAKAALRSAPHVLQGELRTGAAEHWYLESQASLCVPGEGDEMSVYCGSQNPSETQTLVAEVLGIEKKDVLVEVRRIGGAFGGKETQGNHVACWSALLAHASRCPVKIRLSRDDDMIMTGKRHRFLTRYEAGFDDDGRLLAVKFELNSDAGGATDLSFAIMERAMFHCDNAYYVPHMTVVARVWKTNLPSNTAFRGFGGPQGMAAMETIIDRVARFLHRDSAEIRKTNFYGLEANNVTHYGQTVENNNLHVIYDQLMHSSEYVARRNAVAEFNASNEFYKKGIACTPVKFGISFTTTFLNQAGALVNIYNDGTVLVNHGGVEMGQGLHTKMQQIAAAELGIKIDRVRVNATNTSKVPNTSATAASSGTDMNGAAVKNATDILKARISEGVTSFFNEKRPAVPTSPEDIRFEHDTIFDIKHPERRIGFAEAMPQMVFRRISLSSTGYFRTPGIGWDKAKGVGTPFRYYAFGMAVSEVLVDTLTGAVTLLRTDILHDAGDSINPAIDIGQIQGGYIQGVGWCTTEEIKWDHEGNLMTHSPDTYKIPTARDIPVDFRVRLLENAAHPNSIHGSKTVAEPPLMLGFATWLAIKDAVSAVGSHETEPDFSLPATNEVVLLSIEKLREPVKVKSSAEVKK from the coding sequence ATGCATCAACAAATGCCGCATGAGAGCGCAGTGCTTCACGTAACCGGTGAGGCGCTGTACATCGATGACATACCCTCCAGCCCAAGCACTTTGACAGGGCGGGTGGTCTATAGCCCCCATGCGCATGCCCGTATCGTCTCATTCGATTTGACGAAGGCGAAACGTGCACCCGGTGTCGTTTCTGTGCTATCGGCCAATGACATTCCGGGACATAATGAGATGGGACCTGTTGTCAAGGACGAACCATGTCTTGCTCATGAGGAGGTGGCGTTTGTCGGGCAAGCGGTGTTCCTGATAGCGGCGATGACCGATGCAGAGTGCCGGGCTGCAGAACATCTCATCGAGATCAACTATGAACCCCTCGAACATGTTTTGAGCATTGACGAGGCCATGGTAGCAAACACGATCCTTGGTCCTGAGCGAAGCATGCAGCGGGGGGATGCGAAAGCCGCTCTTCGATCTGCTCCGCATGTGCTGCAGGGGGAACTGAGAACCGGCGCCGCAGAACACTGGTACCTTGAATCACAAGCTTCTCTCTGCGTGCCGGGCGAAGGGGATGAGATGTCCGTCTATTGCGGTTCGCAAAACCCGTCGGAAACGCAGACGCTGGTCGCTGAAGTCCTCGGTATTGAGAAAAAGGATGTGCTTGTCGAGGTCAGGCGCATTGGAGGGGCGTTTGGCGGCAAAGAAACGCAGGGAAACCACGTCGCCTGCTGGAGTGCGCTCCTCGCTCACGCAAGCCGTTGTCCCGTAAAGATACGACTCTCCCGTGATGATGACATGATCATGACAGGAAAGCGACACCGATTCCTGACACGTTATGAAGCTGGATTCGATGACGATGGTAGGCTGCTCGCCGTCAAGTTCGAACTCAACAGCGATGCCGGCGGCGCCACGGATTTGTCGTTTGCGATCATGGAACGGGCGATGTTCCACTGCGACAATGCATACTATGTACCGCATATGACTGTCGTGGCGCGGGTCTGGAAAACGAATCTCCCCTCGAATACGGCATTCCGCGGCTTCGGCGGTCCGCAAGGCATGGCCGCTATGGAGACGATCATCGACCGCGTTGCCAGATTCCTGCACAGAGATTCAGCAGAAATCCGGAAGACGAACTTCTACGGGCTGGAAGCAAACAACGTGACGCACTATGGCCAAACTGTGGAAAACAACAACCTGCACGTCATATACGATCAGCTGATGCACTCTTCGGAGTATGTCGCGCGTCGCAACGCAGTGGCAGAATTCAACGCGTCAAATGAGTTCTACAAAAAGGGGATTGCCTGCACCCCGGTGAAATTCGGTATTTCGTTCACCACGACCTTTCTGAACCAGGCGGGCGCTCTCGTCAACATCTACAATGATGGCACGGTCCTGGTCAACCACGGCGGCGTGGAAATGGGACAGGGGCTACACACGAAGATGCAGCAGATCGCAGCAGCAGAACTCGGCATCAAGATCGACCGTGTTCGGGTCAATGCGACCAATACATCCAAGGTACCGAACACATCCGCCACCGCAGCTTCCTCTGGGACAGACATGAACGGCGCTGCAGTGAAGAACGCGACCGACATCCTCAAGGCGCGCATCTCTGAAGGGGTCACCTCGTTCTTCAATGAGAAGCGCCCGGCGGTTCCCACGTCACCGGAGGATATACGGTTTGAACACGATACCATCTTCGACATCAAACACCCTGAACGACGGATCGGATTTGCTGAAGCGATGCCGCAGATGGTCTTCCGCCGCATCAGCCTCAGCTCGACAGGATATTTCCGAACACCGGGCATTGGATGGGACAAGGCCAAAGGGGTTGGGACACCGTTCCGGTACTATGCGTTCGGCATGGCGGTTTCTGAAGTTCTCGTGGATACGCTCACCGGCGCGGTGACGCTCCTGAGGACAGATATTTTACATGACGCCGGTGATTCCATCAATCCTGCAATTGACATCGGTCAGATCCAAGGAGGATATATCCAGGGAGTTGGCTGGTGCACCACCGAGGAAATCAAGTGGGATCATGAAGGAAACCTGATGACGCACTCGCCCGACACGTACAAGATTCCCACGGCAAGAGACATCCCTGTCGATTTTCGAGTCAGGCTTCTGGAGAACGCGGCTCATCCGAATTCTATCCATGGAAGCAAGACCGTCGCAGAGCCCCCGTTGATGCTTGGATTTGCTACCTGGTTGGCGATCAAGGATGCTGTCTCCGCTGTCGGCTCTCATGAAACGGAACCCGACTTCTCGCTCCCTGCGACCAATGAGGTCGTCCTTCTGTCCATAGAGAAACTAAGGGAGCCGGTGAAAGTGAAATCAAGCGCCGAGGTGAAAAAATGA
- the xdhA gene encoding xanthine dehydrogenase small subunit — MTNSIQFILDGTIVDIAFDSSLQLKPTTTVLEYLRSLPKHRGVKEGCAEGDCGACTVVLGDRNADGSMNYRAVDSCLLFLPMLHGKQLITVENLKNPSGDLHPVQQAMVDSHGSQCGFCTPGIVMTLFALYKEAGRPSRDEIAEALAGNLCRCTGYEPIIEAAMSACDAKGSDHFSDDESRIVGLLNSIHHKSISIVAQTQRYDQPVTVDVCLELIEKHPKATLISGATDVALKVTKKFELLPHIIDCSRVEELRAVVRDDRSLRIGAGVRINDVMMHVKSDFPAFHEMLTLFAARQIRNVATLGGNIGTASPIGDALPALIAYGASVILTSRRGTRTVAADAFVKGYRKTDRQPDELIVAIVLPRQSSSSLIRSYKVSKRRDLDISTVSAGFRVDLNENGVVNDITLAFGGMSECTKRSISTESFLKGKPWDRAHVEEARRLIDADFKPISDVRGSAEFRRAAARNLLLKFWSETNG; from the coding sequence ATGACCAACTCGATCCAGTTCATTCTCGACGGCACGATCGTTGACATTGCCTTCGATTCTTCGCTGCAACTGAAACCGACAACCACGGTCCTCGAGTACTTGCGCTCGCTTCCCAAACACCGGGGAGTGAAAGAAGGATGCGCGGAAGGGGATTGCGGTGCGTGCACAGTTGTGCTCGGAGATCGGAACGCAGATGGGAGCATGAACTACAGAGCTGTCGATTCCTGCCTCCTTTTCCTCCCGATGCTCCATGGAAAACAGCTGATTACAGTAGAAAACTTGAAGAATCCTTCCGGGGATCTGCATCCTGTTCAGCAGGCCATGGTTGATTCACATGGCAGCCAATGCGGATTCTGCACCCCGGGCATCGTGATGACGCTGTTTGCCCTCTATAAAGAGGCGGGCCGACCATCCCGGGATGAGATTGCAGAGGCTCTCGCGGGCAACCTCTGCCGCTGCACCGGATATGAGCCGATTATAGAAGCGGCTATGTCCGCTTGTGATGCCAAGGGAAGTGATCATTTCAGCGACGATGAATCACGGATTGTTGGACTTCTGAACTCCATCCACCACAAGAGCATCTCAATCGTTGCACAGACACAGCGCTACGATCAACCTGTAACAGTGGATGTATGCCTGGAGCTGATCGAAAAGCATCCGAAAGCGACCTTGATCAGCGGAGCGACAGATGTGGCCCTCAAGGTGACAAAGAAATTTGAACTACTCCCGCATATCATCGATTGTTCAAGAGTCGAAGAACTCCGGGCAGTTGTCCGGGATGATCGCAGCCTGAGGATTGGCGCCGGCGTCCGGATCAATGACGTGATGATGCACGTGAAGAGCGATTTTCCGGCCTTTCATGAGATGCTCACGCTCTTCGCTGCGCGACAAATCCGGAACGTCGCCACACTTGGTGGCAATATCGGCACAGCTTCTCCGATCGGCGACGCGCTGCCGGCGTTGATCGCGTACGGTGCGTCGGTGATTCTTACAAGCCGCCGTGGAACACGAACTGTTGCAGCAGACGCATTCGTCAAGGGGTATCGGAAAACCGATCGTCAGCCTGACGAATTGATCGTGGCCATTGTGCTGCCGCGGCAGTCGTCGTCGTCGCTCATACGTTCATACAAAGTCTCGAAGCGGCGGGACCTCGACATTTCGACGGTCAGTGCCGGATTCAGGGTGGACCTGAATGAAAACGGAGTTGTCAACGATATTACATTGGCATTTGGCGGTATGTCGGAATGCACAAAGCGATCCATCTCGACGGAATCGTTCCTGAAGGGAAAACCATGGGACCGTGCGCATGTGGAAGAAGCGCGTCGCTTGATTGATGCAGATTTCAAACCGATTTCAGATGTTCGCGGGAGCGCCGAGTTTCGCCGCGCGGCCGCACGTAATCTCCTTCTGAAATTTTGGAGTGAAACAAACGGTTGA
- the hydA gene encoding dihydropyrimidinase codes for MHASASNPPGHPPTILAFMTMAILIIHGQVVTPQGVVASDVFIENEVISAVGQGLDRKAEQTIDATGKYVIPGGIDVHTHLDAPVGGTVSSDNFESGTRAAAFGGTTSIIDFATQSKGHTLREAYATWREKASKASIDYGLHMIVVDVEEGRINEIDALVDEGVTSFKLFTAYPGALMVDDATILQVMIRAGKRGALVAVHAEDESAIDHLVHKALAEGRTAPIEHALTRPASAEAEAVRRVLALARSADLPVYIVHVSSAQALEEISRSRKNGTRVFGETCPQYLLLTQQDLSRPNFEGAKFVLTPPLRSPADQDALWKGLGAGDIQVVSTDHCPFMFKTQKSAGLNDFTKIPNGGPGIENRLQLLYHYGVNEGRLSLKQWVDLVSVNPAKLFGLYPKKGAVEVGSDADVVIWNPNAEHIISASTHHMQVDYSMYEGITVRGNADTVISRGEIIVDRDVWLGKAGRGRYVKRSCFAAAWGG; via the coding sequence ATGCACGCCAGCGCATCCAATCCCCCCGGTCATCCTCCGACAATCCTTGCATTCATGACGATGGCAATTTTGATTATACACGGACAGGTAGTGACACCACAAGGTGTCGTAGCGTCCGATGTGTTCATTGAGAATGAAGTTATCAGTGCCGTCGGTCAAGGGCTTGATCGGAAAGCAGAGCAAACGATCGACGCGACAGGGAAGTACGTCATCCCAGGCGGCATCGACGTCCATACTCACCTGGATGCACCTGTTGGGGGAACTGTTTCCAGCGACAATTTTGAGTCCGGCACGCGCGCTGCAGCATTTGGTGGAACAACCTCCATTATCGATTTTGCCACCCAATCGAAGGGGCACACTCTGCGCGAGGCCTATGCCACCTGGCGGGAGAAGGCATCGAAGGCTTCGATCGACTACGGTTTGCACATGATAGTGGTGGATGTGGAGGAAGGCCGGATCAATGAGATCGATGCACTCGTCGACGAAGGCGTGACGAGCTTCAAGCTCTTCACAGCATATCCGGGAGCGTTGATGGTGGATGACGCAACGATCCTGCAGGTGATGATCCGAGCCGGCAAACGAGGAGCACTCGTGGCAGTACACGCCGAAGACGAAAGTGCCATCGACCATCTTGTTCACAAGGCGCTTGCCGAAGGGCGAACGGCTCCGATTGAACATGCCCTGACGCGTCCCGCGAGCGCCGAGGCTGAGGCTGTCCGTCGCGTCCTTGCACTGGCCAGAAGCGCGGATCTCCCGGTCTACATCGTACACGTTTCATCCGCTCAAGCTCTGGAAGAAATCTCCCGTTCTCGAAAGAACGGCACCCGCGTGTTTGGAGAAACATGTCCGCAGTATCTCTTGTTGACCCAGCAAGACCTTTCCCGGCCAAATTTCGAAGGAGCGAAGTTTGTCCTGACACCCCCCTTGAGGTCTCCCGCCGATCAGGATGCACTTTGGAAAGGGCTGGGCGCCGGCGATATCCAGGTTGTTTCGACCGATCACTGTCCGTTCATGTTCAAAACCCAGAAGAGCGCGGGCTTGAACGACTTCACAAAAATCCCCAATGGTGGACCCGGGATTGAGAACCGGTTGCAGCTTCTCTATCATTATGGAGTGAACGAGGGAAGGCTCTCTTTGAAACAGTGGGTAGACCTGGTTTCTGTCAATCCAGCGAAGTTGTTTGGACTCTATCCGAAGAAAGGCGCGGTGGAAGTCGGAAGTGACGCAGACGTCGTGATCTGGAACCCGAACGCGGAACACATAATTTCCGCGTCGACCCACCATATGCAAGTTGACTATTCAATGTACGAGGGAATAACGGTGCGGGGAAACGCGGACACGGTCATTTCCCGCGGTGAGATTATCGTCGATCGGGATGTGTGGCTTGGCAAGGCTGGTCGGGGTAGGTATGTGAAGCGTTCTTGTTTCGCGGCTGCGTGGGGGGGCTGA
- a CDS encoding APC family permease — MTQPIAGSGRGLLRPLQLTAVVFFTVSGGPYGLEPVLQYVGGGFALALILITPLLWVLPSILMVLELNGMMPLNGGYYQWVKSGLGMKWGFYEGWWSWLFTFTDLAIYPVLFVQYLSFFYPEAGVYKIPICLAIIWVAAVLNLLGIIPVGRSSVLLGLCVLVPFGILFGVAVTKGFSFSLSGVNFQTHGMGFTVFGMGLYTVMWNFLGWDNSSSFVEEVHRPARSYLISIVVAFFLIVGFYFLSIWTGTAAGMDAEVLTAQGFPSLGLHIGGWWLGAILSFGGIASALGLFLSILLAISRVPKAMADDGLLPASLSKVHPKHNVPHVSIVVCALVVSGMVFWEFGDLLIIDVTLYGAALFLEFVALIVLRIRNPEQPRPFKIPLNVAGLIAMTALPTVCLVTALTAALSEQTTYTNATLFAVAAVLTAPIAWKITSMRIARQS, encoded by the coding sequence ATGACCCAACCCATAGCAGGAAGCGGTCGCGGTCTTCTCCGCCCCCTCCAACTGACAGCGGTCGTCTTCTTCACGGTTTCAGGCGGCCCGTACGGGCTCGAACCTGTTCTCCAGTACGTCGGAGGAGGGTTCGCGCTGGCGCTCATTCTTATCACTCCGCTTCTCTGGGTTCTCCCTTCCATTCTCATGGTTCTTGAACTGAACGGCATGATGCCGCTCAACGGGGGTTACTACCAGTGGGTGAAATCAGGCCTCGGCATGAAATGGGGATTCTATGAAGGGTGGTGGTCGTGGCTCTTCACCTTCACGGATCTTGCGATCTATCCCGTCCTGTTTGTCCAGTACCTGAGCTTCTTCTATCCGGAAGCGGGTGTATACAAAATTCCCATCTGTCTTGCCATCATCTGGGTTGCTGCTGTGTTGAATCTCCTCGGAATCATTCCCGTCGGGCGAAGCTCCGTCCTCCTCGGCCTTTGCGTTCTTGTCCCCTTCGGAATACTTTTTGGTGTGGCTGTAACGAAAGGGTTCTCTTTTTCCCTGTCGGGAGTGAACTTTCAAACGCACGGGATGGGATTCACCGTCTTCGGTATGGGTCTGTATACCGTGATGTGGAATTTTCTCGGATGGGACAATTCATCCTCCTTTGTTGAAGAAGTACATCGTCCCGCGAGATCGTACCTCATCTCTATTGTCGTCGCGTTCTTCCTTATCGTCGGATTCTATTTCCTTTCCATCTGGACCGGGACAGCCGCAGGGATGGACGCGGAAGTGCTGACCGCCCAGGGTTTTCCATCGCTTGGCCTGCACATAGGAGGGTGGTGGCTCGGCGCCATACTTTCGTTCGGGGGTATTGCGAGCGCGCTGGGCCTTTTTCTTTCCATCCTGCTCGCCATTTCCCGTGTGCCGAAAGCCATGGCAGACGATGGATTGCTCCCAGCGTCGCTCAGCAAAGTACATCCAAAGCACAATGTTCCGCATGTATCTATCGTCGTCTGTGCGCTCGTCGTGAGCGGCATGGTATTCTGGGAGTTTGGCGATCTTCTCATCATCGATGTGACGTTGTACGGCGCAGCGCTCTTCCTCGAATTTGTCGCCCTTATTGTTCTCCGCATCCGCAACCCGGAGCAGCCGAGACCGTTCAAAATCCCCCTCAACGTCGCAGGACTCATCGCGATGACAGCGTTGCCGACGGTCTGTCTCGTCACCGCACTGACCGCGGCGTTGTCGGAGCAGACTACCTATACCAATGCCACACTCTTCGCTGTCGCCGCGGTTCTGACCGCGCCCATTGCCTGGAAGATCACCAGCATGAGAATCGCCCGGCAATCGTAA